From a single Micromonospora carbonacea genomic region:
- a CDS encoding class I SAM-dependent methyltransferase — protein sequence MSGRRARRAAGTGLRGDTGTSDGAGAATAGANLLTDNPALYEAQFPDPQHLAAGFVDDLLRRYAPPGRRLLDVGCGTGRDAGWLAQLGWAATGIDTSTAMLAHARRRHPRVRFVAADMRGFDLAARFDAVTCLDSALLYCHTNADLTAFLARCHAHLAPGGLLLAELRNGAFFLGNTELLDGTSVRTVPWRGVAYTSRTRLWIDHAAQLLRRERAWSWPGAPEPLVQTSAWRLLFPQELRHLLDTAGFDVLAMFDAPGPRTEPPWRPGAALSTTLRGDRLHLLARRRPSRLEETP from the coding sequence GTGAGCGGCCGGCGGGCCCGGCGGGCCGCCGGCACCGGCTTGCGCGGCGACACCGGCACGAGCGACGGTGCCGGGGCGGCCACCGCCGGGGCCAACCTGCTCACCGACAACCCCGCGCTGTACGAGGCGCAGTTCCCCGACCCGCAGCACCTCGCCGCCGGCTTCGTCGACGACCTGCTGCGCCGGTACGCGCCCCCCGGCCGCCGGCTGCTCGACGTCGGCTGCGGCACGGGCCGCGACGCCGGGTGGCTCGCGCAGCTCGGCTGGGCCGCCACCGGCATCGACACGTCGACGGCGATGCTCGCCCACGCCCGCCGCCGGCACCCCCGGGTCCGGTTCGTGGCCGCCGACATGCGCGGCTTCGACCTCGCCGCCCGGTTCGACGCGGTGACCTGCCTGGACAGCGCCCTGCTCTACTGCCACACCAACGCCGACCTCACCGCGTTCCTGGCCCGGTGCCACGCGCACCTGGCCCCGGGCGGGCTGCTGCTGGCCGAGCTGCGCAACGGCGCGTTCTTCCTCGGCAACACCGAACTGCTCGACGGCACGTCGGTGCGCACGGTGCCGTGGCGCGGCGTCGCCTACACGTCCCGGACCCGGCTGTGGATCGACCACGCGGCGCAACTGCTGCGCCGGGAACGCGCCTGGAGCTGGCCCGGAGCGCCCGAGCCGCTGGTGCAGACCTCGGCCTGGCGGCTGCTGTTCCCCCAGGAACTGCGTCACCTGCTCGACACGGCCGGCTTCGACGTGCTGGCGATGTTCGACGCGCCGGGCCCGCGCACCGAACCGCCGTGGCGGCCCGGCGCGGCGCTGTCCACCACCCTGCGCGGCGACCGGCTGCACCTGCTGGCCCGCCGCCGACCCTCTCGACTGGAGGAAACCCCGTGA
- a CDS encoding ABC transporter substrate-binding protein, whose product MTSVIPAPAARLTRRGLLGGAAAASATLLAGCGDRPADTASDRPRRGGRLRAVFAGGGAQETLDPHLANLFNEASRAKAMFDKLADYGPDVSIRPRLASGWEPNADLTRWRVTLREATFHDGRPVRAADVLHSYARITDPKRAFRARASLELIDLRGSRAVDDRTVELALRRPFAEFPNVLAAFGAYVVPEGVDAFDRPVGSGPFAFGAFQPGRSLLLRRYADHWDGAPYLDELEYLVANDESARINALLGGQADYAHDVTPTTARTYAGDARVRITRMANSTMQALAMKVDRPPFDNRDLREAMFLLADRRQLVDTVLSGAGQVGNDLFGRGYQHYADGIAQRVPDLDRARFLVDRAGARGLRIPLDTAPVASGFVETASVFAEQARQVGLTVEARSGNKDTYWKDILTGGVLACYRSGAMPIETHISQRLLSTSTTNATGWRRPDFDARYARAVSSADERARRQAYGDMQRVLHAEGGFLVWGFADFLVATSPRVGGVSAAAPANTLDWARFDKVWLG is encoded by the coding sequence GTGACATCCGTCATCCCCGCGCCCGCCGCCCGGCTGACCCGGCGCGGACTGCTCGGCGGCGCAGCCGCCGCGTCGGCCACCCTGCTGGCCGGGTGCGGCGACCGCCCCGCCGACACCGCCTCCGACCGGCCACGCCGGGGCGGCCGGCTGCGTGCCGTGTTCGCCGGCGGCGGCGCGCAGGAGACCCTCGACCCGCACCTGGCGAACCTGTTCAACGAGGCGTCCCGGGCCAAGGCCATGTTCGACAAGCTCGCCGACTACGGCCCCGACGTGTCGATCCGGCCCCGCCTGGCCAGCGGCTGGGAGCCCAACGCCGATCTCACCCGGTGGCGGGTCACCCTGCGCGAGGCGACCTTCCACGACGGCCGCCCCGTGCGCGCCGCCGACGTGCTGCACAGCTACGCCCGGATCACCGACCCGAAGCGCGCCTTCCGGGCCCGGGCCAGCCTGGAGCTGATCGACCTGCGCGGCAGCCGGGCCGTCGACGACCGGACCGTCGAACTCGCGCTGCGCCGGCCGTTCGCCGAGTTCCCCAACGTCCTGGCGGCCTTCGGCGCGTACGTGGTGCCCGAGGGCGTCGACGCCTTCGACCGGCCCGTCGGGTCCGGCCCGTTCGCCTTCGGCGCGTTCCAGCCCGGCCGGTCCCTGCTGCTCAGGCGGTACGCCGACCACTGGGACGGCGCGCCGTACCTGGACGAGCTGGAGTACCTCGTGGCCAACGACGAGTCCGCCCGGATCAACGCGCTGCTCGGCGGGCAGGCCGACTACGCCCACGACGTCACGCCCACCACCGCCCGCACCTACGCGGGCGACGCGCGGGTGCGGATCACCCGGATGGCCAACAGCACCATGCAGGCCCTCGCCATGAAGGTCGACCGGCCGCCGTTCGACAACCGGGACCTGCGCGAGGCGATGTTCCTGCTCGCCGACCGCCGGCAGCTCGTCGACACCGTGCTCTCCGGCGCCGGCCAGGTCGGCAACGACCTGTTCGGCAGGGGCTACCAGCACTACGCCGACGGCATCGCCCAGCGCGTGCCGGACCTCGACCGGGCCCGCTTCCTCGTCGACCGGGCCGGTGCCCGGGGGCTGCGGATCCCGCTGGACACCGCCCCCGTGGCCAGCGGCTTCGTGGAGACCGCCAGCGTCTTCGCCGAGCAGGCCCGGCAGGTCGGGCTGACCGTCGAGGCGCGCAGCGGCAACAAGGACACCTACTGGAAGGACATCCTGACGGGCGGGGTGCTCGCCTGCTACCGCTCGGGGGCGATGCCCATCGAGACCCACATCTCCCAGCGGCTGTTGAGCACGTCGACCACCAACGCGACCGGATGGCGGCGGCCCGACTTCGACGCGCGCTACGCCCGCGCCGTGTCCAGCGCCGACGAGCGGGCCCGCCGGCAGGCGTACGGCGACATGCAGCGCGTCCTGCACGCCGAGGGCGGCTTCCTGGTGTGGGGGTTCGCCGACTTCCTCGTGGCCACCAGCCCCCGCGTGGGCGGCGTCTCGGCCGCCGCGCCGGCCAACACCCTCGACTGGGCGCGCTTCGACAAGGTCTGGCTGGGTTGA
- a CDS encoding ABC transporter permease: MSLPRYAARRALVGAGQVVGVATVVFVLTEALPGDAAVVIAGDQPDPARIALLREQLDLDRPAWHRYLDWLADLAGGDLGVSLVSQRPVAGVLAAGAAPTVLLAAATLLLLVPLSVGLGTLAARREGGRLDRALSAAAVGLYAVPEFALALLLVAVFGVRLAWLPPTAVGTGGDLLSRPAVLVLPLAVLLARPFCSLSRLTRAGMVEAMRAEHVAHARRLGVPEPRLWLVHALPNALAPVAQQLARTTDWLLGGVIVVEAVFVVPGLGTALVDAVTARDVPTVQGLCVLVAVTTVTVNLAADLVAFRLAPRAGAAT; the protein is encoded by the coding sequence TTGAGCCTGCCCCGTTACGCCGCCCGGCGGGCCCTGGTCGGGGCCGGGCAGGTCGTCGGCGTCGCCACCGTCGTCTTCGTCCTGACCGAGGCGCTGCCCGGGGACGCCGCCGTGGTGATCGCCGGCGACCAGCCCGACCCCGCGCGCATCGCCCTCCTGCGCGAGCAGCTCGACCTGGACCGGCCCGCCTGGCACCGGTACCTGGACTGGCTCGCCGACCTGGCCGGGGGCGACCTGGGCGTCTCGCTGGTCTCCCAACGGCCGGTCGCCGGGGTCCTCGCCGCCGGGGCCGCGCCCACCGTGCTGCTCGCCGCCGCGACGCTGCTGCTGCTCGTCCCGCTCTCCGTCGGGCTGGGGACGCTCGCGGCGCGGCGCGAGGGCGGCCGCCTCGACCGGGCGCTGTCCGCCGCCGCCGTCGGCCTGTACGCGGTGCCCGAGTTCGCCCTGGCCCTGCTGCTCGTCGCGGTCTTCGGCGTACGGCTGGCCTGGCTCCCGCCCACCGCCGTCGGCACCGGCGGCGACCTGCTGTCCCGCCCCGCCGTGCTGGTGCTGCCGCTGGCGGTGCTGCTGGCCCGCCCGTTCTGCTCGCTGAGCCGGCTGACCCGCGCCGGCATGGTCGAGGCGATGCGCGCGGAACACGTCGCGCACGCCCGCCGGCTCGGCGTGCCCGAGCCCCGGTTGTGGCTGGTCCACGCGCTGCCGAACGCCCTCGCGCCCGTCGCCCAGCAGCTCGCCCGCACCACCGACTGGCTGCTCGGCGGGGTGATCGTCGTCGAGGCGGTGTTCGTCGTCCCCGGCCTGGGCACCGCCCTGGTCGACGCGGTGACGGCGCGTGACGTCCCCACCGTGCAGGGGCTGTGCGTGCTGGTCGCCGTGACCACGGTGACGGTGAACCTCGCCGCCGACCTGGTGGCCTTCCGGCTCGCCCCGCGCGCCGGGGCCGCCACGTGA
- a CDS encoding ATP-binding cassette domain-containing protein — protein sequence MGPLRRHRPVAPGRLAGRPAGSRLRLAVGVALLAVPLLVAVAGPALAGDAAPRGRPFDPGGAFGTDFVGRDVLRQALLGGRSVVGVALAATALAYLAGVPLGLLAALTRRRWVDELVMRPLDLLLAVPSLILLILLAATAPRGPATLVGIVALIGLPEVARISRAAALPLAHGPAMEAMRLYGETWWRRAVGHVVTGSRRVLLADAGVRFVGALYLVATASFLGVGVAPDAADWAVMVDRNRAGLLLQPWSVLVPAALLVALAVGVNLVADRLLTTRGDATGRAAAGEDTPRDDAGHDAGRGGAAPEDAAREDAGPVGPPGRAVPGPRRPAGRERRADPTAAGRPTSPVDSRPPVRVVGLDAGVAGRRLLAGVSFTVAAGEVLALVGRSGSGKTTAGRALLGEAGPGVRLAGRVEVAGRPVSPATPPPPGVVGYVPQQPSAALNPVRRVGAVLREVARRHARPVRRTPGRPSRRAAARTTVAGRETVRRAVADALARVDLPADREFLRRFPHQLSGGQQQRLVVAHALLARARVLVADEPTTGQDSLTRRDVAHELRALADAGLAVVLLSHDLHLVRAVADRLVVLDAGVVVEAGAAADVLAAPRDERTRRLLAAAPAASSAVAPAAPRVAVPRAAAPAGTPALRVRDLAAAHRAGARRRGVLHAVTAAVAPGGCLAVVGRSGSGKTTFARCVAGLHPPRGGTVGLGGRPLAATLDRRTRADLAAVQYVFQDARASFHPHRSVLEQVSRAAVRLRALPPARARDAARRVLGETGLTADVVARRPDRLSGGELQRAALARALLAEPRVVICDEITSGLDAVSRDRIVALVDRLRRTRGLALVVISHDRDVVARLADHVVVLDAGRVVEAGPAAALLTAPRHPLTRALLHTSQPAA from the coding sequence GTGGGGCCCCTGCGCCGCCACCGCCCGGTGGCCCCCGGGCGGCTCGCCGGTCGCCCGGCGGGGTCGCGGCTGCGCCTCGCCGTCGGCGTCGCGCTGCTCGCCGTACCCCTGCTGGTCGCCGTGGCGGGGCCGGCCCTGGCCGGCGACGCGGCACCGCGCGGACGGCCGTTCGACCCGGGCGGCGCGTTCGGCACCGACTTCGTCGGGCGCGACGTGCTGCGCCAGGCGCTGCTCGGCGGGCGCTCCGTGGTCGGCGTGGCGCTCGCCGCGACCGCCCTGGCGTACCTGGCGGGGGTGCCGTTGGGGCTGCTCGCCGCGCTGACCCGCCGCCGGTGGGTCGACGAGCTGGTCATGCGCCCCCTGGACCTGCTGCTCGCCGTGCCGTCGCTGATCCTGCTGATCCTGCTGGCGGCCACCGCGCCGCGCGGGCCGGCCACCCTGGTCGGCATCGTCGCGCTGATCGGCCTGCCCGAGGTCGCCCGGATCAGCCGCGCGGCGGCGCTGCCGCTGGCGCACGGCCCGGCCATGGAGGCGATGCGGCTGTACGGGGAGACGTGGTGGCGGCGCGCCGTCGGCCACGTCGTGACCGGCAGCCGCCGGGTGCTGCTCGCCGACGCGGGCGTGCGGTTCGTCGGCGCGTTGTACCTCGTCGCCACGGCCAGCTTCCTCGGCGTCGGCGTCGCCCCCGACGCCGCCGACTGGGCGGTCATGGTGGACCGCAACCGTGCCGGGCTGCTGCTGCAACCCTGGTCGGTGCTGGTGCCCGCCGCTCTCCTCGTCGCCCTCGCCGTCGGCGTCAACCTCGTCGCCGACCGGCTGCTGACCACCCGCGGCGACGCCACCGGCCGGGCCGCGGCCGGCGAGGACACCCCCCGCGACGACGCCGGCCACGACGCCGGCCGTGGCGGGGCCGCCCCCGAGGACGCCGCCCGCGAGGACGCCGGCCCCGTCGGGCCGCCCGGCCGCGCCGTGCCCGGGCCGCGCCGGCCCGCCGGCCGGGAGCGCCGCGCCGACCCGACCGCCGCCGGCAGGCCGACGTCGCCGGTGGACTCCCGCCCGCCGGTCCGGGTGGTCGGGCTCGACGCCGGGGTCGCCGGGCGTCGCCTGCTCGCCGGGGTCTCGTTCACGGTGGCGGCGGGCGAGGTGCTCGCCCTCGTCGGCCGCTCCGGCAGCGGCAAGACCACCGCCGGTCGGGCCCTGCTGGGGGAGGCCGGCCCCGGCGTCCGCCTCGCCGGCCGGGTGGAGGTGGCCGGCCGTCCCGTGTCCCCGGCGACCCCACCACCCCCGGGCGTCGTCGGCTACGTCCCGCAGCAGCCGTCGGCGGCGCTCAACCCGGTCCGCCGGGTCGGCGCGGTGCTGCGCGAGGTCGCCCGGCGGCACGCCCGGCCGGTGCGGCGGACCCCCGGCCGCCCGTCGCGGCGCGCGGCGGCCCGCACGACGGTGGCCGGGCGGGAGACGGTGCGTCGGGCGGTGGCCGACGCGCTGGCCCGCGTCGACCTGCCCGCCGACCGGGAGTTCCTGCGGCGCTTCCCGCACCAGCTCTCCGGCGGCCAACAGCAGCGCCTCGTCGTCGCCCACGCGCTGCTGGCCAGGGCGCGCGTCCTGGTCGCCGACGAGCCGACCACCGGGCAGGACAGCCTCACCCGCCGCGACGTCGCCCACGAGCTGCGGGCCCTCGCGGACGCCGGGCTGGCGGTGGTGCTGCTCAGCCACGACCTGCACCTGGTGCGCGCCGTGGCCGACCGGCTGGTCGTCCTGGACGCCGGCGTGGTCGTCGAGGCCGGGGCGGCGGCCGACGTGCTCGCCGCCCCCCGGGACGAACGCACGCGCCGCCTGCTCGCCGCTGCCCCGGCCGCGTCGAGTGCCGTCGCCCCCGCCGCGCCCCGCGTCGCCGTGCCGCGTGCCGCCGCTCCCGCCGGAACACCGGCGCTGCGCGTGCGCGACCTGGCCGCGGCCCACCGCGCCGGTGCCCGCCGCCGTGGCGTGCTGCACGCGGTCACCGCCGCCGTCGCCCCCGGCGGGTGCCTCGCCGTGGTCGGCCGCTCCGGCAGCGGCAAGACGACGTTCGCCCGCTGCGTCGCCGGGCTGCACCCGCCGCGCGGCGGAACGGTCGGCCTCGGCGGCCGGCCGCTGGCGGCGACCCTGGACCGGAGAACCCGGGCGGACCTCGCCGCCGTCCAGTACGTCTTCCAGGACGCCCGGGCCAGCTTCCACCCCCACCGGTCGGTCCTGGAGCAGGTGTCCCGGGCCGCCGTGCGGCTGCGCGCCCTGCCGCCGGCCCGGGCCCGCGACGCCGCGCGCCGCGTCCTCGGCGAGACCGGGCTCACGGCGGACGTCGTCGCGCGTCGCCCCGACCGGCTCTCCGGCGGCGAGCTGCAACGCGCCGCCCTGGCCCGGGCGCTGCTCGCCGAGCCCCGCGTGGTGATCTGCGACGAGATCACCTCGGGGCTGGACGCGGTCAGCCGGGACCGGATCGTGGCCCTCGTCGACCGGCTGCGCCGCACCCGGGGGCTGGCCCTCGTGGTGATCAGCCACGACCGTGACGTCGTCGCCCGCCTCGCCGACCACGTCGTCGTCCTGGACGCGGGGCGGGTCGTGGAGGCCGGGCCCGCGGCCGCCCTGCTCACCGCCCCCCGGCACCCGCTGACCCGGGCGCTGCTGCACACATCGCAGCCGGCCGCCTGA
- a CDS encoding GlsB/YeaQ/YmgE family stress response membrane protein yields MTVATLVSAVVVGLAVGALGRLAVPGRPTAPLWLTLVVGVVAALAGSVVARLAGANGQGFRLVDVVVQAGVAGVGVVLVAATAGRSDSA; encoded by the coding sequence GTGACCGTCGCCACGCTGGTCAGCGCCGTCGTCGTCGGGCTCGCCGTAGGGGCGCTCGGCCGGCTCGCGGTGCCGGGCCGGCCGACCGCGCCGCTGTGGCTCACCCTCGTCGTCGGTGTGGTCGCCGCGCTGGCCGGCAGCGTCGTCGCCCGGCTCGCCGGCGCGAACGGCCAGGGGTTCCGCCTGGTCGACGTGGTCGTGCAGGCGGGGGTCGCCGGGGTCGGCGTCGTCCTCGTCGCGGCCACCGCCGGCCGCTCCGACTCCGCCTGA
- a CDS encoding STAS domain-containing protein, with translation MTTPLARRECTIPLVEVAVTEFDLACLPETGAVFDRLLALRPAQVVVDLSACRHIDAAAIGFLLDVHRRLTRADGVLVVREPNPRIRRILQSARLDQVLPVVVGDAAAGSPEQPGPVAPPVGRAVVPGGGGGSRRPAPAGQGRVRRSAEWA, from the coding sequence GTGACGACGCCGCTGGCACGCCGGGAGTGCACGATCCCCCTGGTCGAGGTGGCCGTGACCGAGTTCGACCTGGCCTGCCTGCCGGAGACCGGGGCCGTGTTCGACCGGCTGCTCGCGCTGCGCCCCGCGCAGGTCGTGGTGGACCTGTCCGCCTGCCGGCACATCGACGCCGCCGCCATCGGGTTCCTGCTGGACGTGCACCGGCGGCTGACCCGCGCCGACGGGGTGCTCGTCGTACGCGAACCGAACCCCCGGATCCGGCGCATCCTCCAGTCGGCCCGGCTGGACCAGGTGCTGCCGGTCGTCGTCGGCGACGCAGCGGCCGGGTCCCCCGAGCAGCCCGGCCCGGTGGCACCGCCGGTCGGCCGGGCGGTCGTGCCGGGCGGCGGGGGTGGCAGCCGTCGCCCGGCACCGGCCGGGCAGGGGCGCGTCCGCCGGTCGGCGGAGTGGGCGTGA
- a CDS encoding response regulator transcription factor — protein sequence MTAVLVIEDDDRIRLALLLALEDEGYDARGAATAEEGLRAQRRDPADYVLVDLMLPGLDGFECIRQVRRDDDVPIVVVSARDDTHDIVAALEAGADDYLVKPVAIKELTARLRALRRRARAAAPVAAEPVPVLAFGDLEVSPEAGEVRRAGQRVPVTRTEFRLLCELAEHAGRVLSRQQLLQRVWGYDTGDERLVDVHVGRLRQKIESDPANPEHLVTLRGLGYKLRR from the coding sequence ATGACGGCCGTACTGGTGATCGAGGACGACGACCGCATCCGGCTGGCACTGCTGCTCGCCCTGGAGGACGAGGGCTACGACGCCCGGGGCGCGGCCACCGCCGAGGAGGGGCTGCGCGCCCAGCGCCGCGACCCGGCCGACTACGTCCTGGTCGACCTGATGCTGCCCGGCCTCGACGGCTTCGAGTGCATCCGGCAGGTGCGCCGCGACGACGACGTGCCGATCGTGGTGGTGAGCGCCCGCGACGACACCCACGACATCGTCGCCGCCCTGGAGGCCGGCGCGGACGACTACCTCGTCAAACCGGTGGCGATCAAGGAACTCACCGCCCGGCTGCGGGCGCTGCGCCGCCGCGCCCGGGCCGCCGCCCCGGTCGCCGCCGAACCGGTGCCGGTCCTGGCGTTCGGTGACCTGGAGGTCAGCCCCGAGGCGGGCGAGGTGCGCCGCGCCGGGCAGCGGGTGCCGGTGACCCGCACCGAGTTCCGGCTGCTGTGCGAGCTGGCCGAGCACGCCGGCCGGGTGCTGTCGCGCCAACAGCTGCTGCAACGCGTCTGGGGCTACGACACCGGGGACGAGCGGCTGGTCGACGTGCACGTCGGCCGGCTGCGGCAGAAGATCGAGTCCGACCCCGCCAACCCCGAACACCTGGTGACCCTGCGCGGGCTCGGCTACAAGCTGCGCCGATGA
- a CDS encoding sensor histidine kinase, with protein sequence MSPLRRPPRLRLGLRARVMAAFALGALLLAASMALISYELTRQSLIDERERTAVRAAYFDAAVVRSGLDTDNPDVVEVLRSLDTGSSRRALLHLDGRWHARIADSGLTAAVPPELQQLVGSGQPAVQRVRVDGRTALLVGVPLSSSATYYEVTSLWELERTFQALALALTAVAILVAGSGAALGWYATRHGLRPLTAVADAAEKIAAGDVTARLDPATDPDLTRLSTSFNHMVDQLARRIERDRRFAADVSHELRSPLQTLAAAASVLQRRREHHDERTAVAAGLVADEIDRFQRLVNDLIDLARSDQPAHRAPVDVVDLARRACAGRDLPATLVRLAAGTPATWQVERRRVAQVLANLLDNAVRYGAGPVAVRLSRDGDTGVIEVDDDGPGVPVEDRAAIFDRFVRGRAAHARGTGDGTGLGLALVAQHAAAHGGTADVGDRPGGGARFRLALPGSLA encoded by the coding sequence ATGAGCCCGCTGCGCCGCCCGCCCCGGCTCCGCCTCGGCCTGCGCGCCCGGGTCATGGCCGCCTTCGCCCTGGGCGCGCTGCTGCTCGCCGCGTCGATGGCCCTGATCTCCTACGAGCTGACCCGCCAGTCGCTGATCGACGAGCGGGAACGCACCGCCGTGCGGGCCGCGTACTTCGACGCCGCCGTGGTGCGCAGCGGCCTCGACACCGACAACCCCGACGTGGTGGAGGTGCTGCGGTCGCTGGACACCGGCAGCAGCAGGCGGGCGCTGCTGCACCTGGACGGCAGGTGGCACGCCCGCATCGCCGACTCGGGCCTCACCGCCGCCGTGCCGCCGGAGCTGCAACAGCTCGTCGGCTCGGGGCAGCCGGCCGTGCAGCGGGTCCGGGTCGACGGCCGGACCGCCCTGCTGGTCGGGGTGCCGCTGTCCAGCTCGGCCACGTACTACGAGGTCACCTCCCTGTGGGAGCTGGAACGGACCTTCCAGGCGCTGGCCCTGGCCCTGACGGCGGTGGCCATCCTCGTGGCCGGCTCCGGGGCGGCCCTGGGCTGGTACGCGACCCGCCACGGGCTGCGCCCCCTCACCGCGGTCGCGGACGCCGCGGAGAAGATCGCCGCCGGTGACGTCACCGCCCGCCTCGACCCGGCCACCGACCCGGACCTGACCCGGCTGTCCACCTCGTTCAACCACATGGTCGACCAGTTGGCCCGCCGCATCGAGCGCGACCGCCGCTTCGCCGCCGACGTCAGCCACGAGCTGCGCTCGCCGTTGCAGACCCTCGCCGCGGCGGCCAGCGTCCTGCAACGGCGGCGGGAGCACCACGACGAGCGCACCGCCGTGGCCGCCGGCCTCGTCGCCGACGAGATCGACCGGTTCCAGCGGCTGGTCAACGACCTCATCGACCTGGCCCGCAGCGACCAGCCCGCCCACCGCGCGCCCGTCGACGTGGTCGACCTGGCCCGGCGGGCCTGCGCCGGCCGCGACCTGCCGGCCACGCTGGTCCGGCTCGCGGCCGGCACCCCGGCCACCTGGCAGGTGGAGCGGCGGCGCGTCGCACAGGTGCTGGCCAACCTCCTCGACAACGCGGTGCGCTACGGTGCGGGCCCGGTGGCGGTGCGGCTGTCGCGCGACGGCGACACCGGTGTCATCGAGGTGGACGACGACGGCCCCGGCGTGCCGGTCGAGGACCGGGCCGCCATCTTCGACCGCTTCGTCCGGGGCCGGGCCGCCCATGCCCGGGGCACCGGTGACGGGACCGGCCTCGGGCTGGCGCTGGTCGCCCAGCACGCCGCCGCGCACGGCGGCACGGCCGACGTCGGCGACCGCCCCGGCGGGGGAGCGCGGTTCCGGTTGGCCCTGCCGGGGAGCCTGGCGTGA
- a CDS encoding GerMN domain-containing protein: MSRRFAARALLAALVAACTVAGCGVPAEDTPRAVEAPPGPFPSAATVDGPATVGPVTMTLCFVQDDRLVPVDRRVSRSLDAEAQLRDLLAGPSAVERDSGLTSALPGAIGAAVVGVADGQARVRVDGTGDDTGRSDEVLAFGQIVCTLAARDDVDAVAFLRDGHPLGVPRADGSLSVQPLTPADYAALTVTR; this comes from the coding sequence GTGAGCCGCCGATTCGCCGCGCGGGCGCTGCTGGCCGCCCTCGTGGCGGCCTGCACGGTGGCGGGCTGCGGGGTGCCGGCCGAGGACACCCCCCGGGCCGTCGAGGCCCCGCCCGGGCCGTTCCCGTCGGCCGCGACCGTCGACGGCCCCGCGACGGTCGGCCCGGTCACCATGACGCTGTGCTTCGTGCAGGACGACCGGCTGGTCCCGGTGGACCGGCGGGTGAGCCGCTCCCTCGACGCCGAGGCCCAGCTGCGGGACCTGCTCGCCGGCCCCAGCGCCGTCGAGCGGGACAGCGGACTGACCAGCGCGTTGCCGGGGGCGATCGGCGCCGCCGTGGTGGGCGTCGCCGACGGTCAGGCGCGCGTCCGGGTCGACGGGACCGGCGACGACACCGGCCGCAGCGACGAGGTGCTCGCGTTCGGTCAGATCGTCTGCACGCTGGCCGCCCGCGACGACGTCGACGCCGTGGCGTTCCTGCGCGACGGCCACCCGCTCGGGGTGCCGCGCGCGGACGGCTCGCTGTCCGTCCAGCCGCTGACCCCCGCCGACTACGCCGCGCTGACCGTCACCCGCTGA